The genomic region TATCCTTTCATTTTCTGCTGCCCTGGTTGGAATAAATGATGACTCTGATGGACCATCAGGAGTTTCTCAGTGGCAAAAAGTAATTGGCTTCCTCTGTACCCTTGGAGCTTCTGCACTTTACTCTCTTTTGCTTTCCCTGATGCAGCTTTCCTTCCAAAAGGTTCTAAAAAAGGAAACATTTTCAGTGGTTCTGGAAATGCAAATCTATACAGCACTTGTTGCCACTTGTGTTTCTGTTGTTGGTCTTTTTGCAAGTGGGGAATGGAAGACTTTGCATGGGGAAATGGTTGGTTTTTCTGCGGGAAGAGTTTCTTATGTTATGACCTTGGTTTGGACAGCTGTGGCTTGGCAGGTTTGTTCTGTAGGTGTTGTGGGCTTAATTTTTGTGGTGTCATCTCTTTTCTCCAATGTAATCAGTACTGCCTCTTTGGCTATTACTCCTGTTGCTTCCGTGATAGTGTTCCATGATAAGATGAATGGCATCAAGGTAATTGCTTTGCTTTTGGCTATTTGGGGTTTTGTATCTTATATTTACCAGAATTATCTTGATGATTGTAAGGCAAGGAGAACCCGGAACAATGATAGTGAATCTCAAACTGGCTCTCTATCTTGATGGGTTTGGACTTTGGAAATTTCCTAGAAAATGACTCTCATGGATGATCTTTAATTATTTGTCCTCCCCCATTGTGAACACTACCAGCCTCAGAATAAAGCATATTGTTTACAGGTTTATTGCTTTGTATCTCTTTTTTAGGGTCAGTTATCCAGTTGATGGTTATTTGATAGAACCTGTCATATTCTATATAATGGTGTTCGGAAGATCCATGGGGATGACTTCATTTCCT from Castanea sativa cultivar Marrone di Chiusa Pesio chromosome 11, ASM4071231v1 harbors:
- the LOC142617610 gene encoding putative purine permease 11 isoform X1, whose amino-acid sequence is MTDHQEPMIKNVTLSNQSLIGKLNRWQWWVLVGLNIFFLIVGQAAAVLLGRFYYDQGGNSKWMATLVQTAAFPILLIPFFLIPSSKEPSNSSAPPSFKILASIYFSLGVFIAGDNMLYSVGLLYLSASTYSLICATQLAFNAIFSYFINSQKFTALIFNSVVILSFSAALVGINDDSDGPSGVSQWQKVIGFLCTLGASALYSLLLSLMQLSFQKVLKKETFSVVLEMQIYTALVATCVSVVGLFASGEWKTLHGEMVGFSAGRVSYVMTLVWTAVAWQVCSVGVVGLIFVVSSLFSNVISTASLAITPVASVIVFHDKMNGIKVIALLLAIWGFVSYIYQNYLDDCKARRTRNNDSESQTGSLS
- the LOC142617610 gene encoding putative purine permease 11 isoform X2 — its product is MIKNVTLSNQSLIGKLNRWQWWVLVGLNIFFLIVGQAAAVLLGRFYYDQGGNSKWMATLVQTAAFPILLIPFFLIPSSKEPSNSSAPPSFKILASIYFSLGVFIAGDNMLYSVGLLYLSASTYSLICATQLAFNAIFSYFINSQKFTALIFNSVVILSFSAALVGINDDSDGPSGVSQWQKVIGFLCTLGASALYSLLLSLMQLSFQKVLKKETFSVVLEMQIYTALVATCVSVVGLFASGEWKTLHGEMVGFSAGRVSYVMTLVWTAVAWQVCSVGVVGLIFVVSSLFSNVISTASLAITPVASVIVFHDKMNGIKVIALLLAIWGFVSYIYQNYLDDCKARRTRNNDSESQTGSLS